In the Hermetia illucens chromosome 1, iHerIll2.2.curated.20191125, whole genome shotgun sequence genome, GTTGGGCAtgaaaaagaaggaagaaactttGAGATATAGTTTAGGCTTCAATGGTCAAATTCATCAGAAGGTAAAAGTTGCAATGGATAGGgctgatattcggatggacaACTTGTTTTTGCGGGCTATGTCAtgcaattaacgccacctgtAAAAGGgcggtgtaaaaatttttttcatcgaatatagtcatctggggtatcaaatgaaaggtttaagtaatccaattaagtaattatgattacttatatttttattaaaatatttaagcgaactcaatgcgaattctatacagcaaactcaacgcgaattctatacagcaaacttaactcaaattctatttttttaattcaaaaaggacttccatattctttagcaattttcaacttaataattaaaattcagtgacaggtctgaaaaaaacataattactgcgatcttccactcccttggcatgccacgcaaagtggatagatccgcgccatctattcgctcgcaacattcgaaataaatttcgaatgctgcgaatcctgccgcgccacatcactccgcccccagatgaaacctagggggtttcaacgactgatccccgaacttcgttcgccgttaatccacaaagcggacacgacgttgcttcggggcgcacgcgggtttcagcctggacaaagagaccgcctttttgtgaccaccgatctcgagctggaagaaatgttctccccgctcgagaacgcggtacgggccctcatatggaggctgcagcggcttccggacggcatccgttttttttttatgattacttatatttttattaaaatatttaagcgaactcaatgcgaattctatacagcaaactcaacgcgaattctatacagcaaacttaactcaaattctatttttttaattcaaaaaggacttccatattctttagcaattttcaacttaataattaaaattcagtgacaggtctgaaaaaaacataattactgcgatcttccactcccttggcatgccacgcaaagtggatagatccgcgccatctattcgctcgcaacattcgaaataaatttcgaatgctgcgaatcctgccgcgccacaaggtctcggttagtacttttcgaagccggtattagttttgagatttgtaagAAAAGCGGGCAGTggaagggggggagggggggggggaaagggaggtgatgatttttttcacggacccattctcagaaaccacacaaccgaaaaaatcatgaagctacctctatatgaacatgctaaatgcatatacataacgggctacgtacaaatgggatagttctacactcaaatattctcacagaagaagcaaacaaaacctttcatacctgaagcgcccagcttccggtttcccgacttgtttttgtacaAGATAGTATTTTTGAATACCCCTCCCAGTTTGCGGCAGTTAGCACCAACAAGGGCAAATGGAAGGATACTATGAGTGCCCTTGTAATAGTAAAATTCCGAAGCAATGGAAGTCAGTGAATCACGGTTCCAAGGAACCTCAGCATTATTGGTAGTTTCATTACAACTGGAAAAGCATTTCGAAaactaggttttttttaaataaccgACTATGGCTCCTAACAACTTGTAAAATTTCATAAGATACGCCTATATCAAGGTGAAGTTCTCTGAGTGGCCAGATATTTGAGTTTTAGTAATACTGCTTTACCCACAGGGTACGTTGGTTTTTTTCGGGATCTTTTTGAGATCATGTAGCTTGCATAGATCACTTGCCGCTTCTGTACCATATCCGTCGTAATTCACACTGGATGATGCAGTCTGGACAACCAATTGAATGACTCAGAAGACATGCCTGAAAGTCATATGCAATGTATGTTTAAAAGGAAAGAGGAAACGCAAATTGGAAGGAAAAGTGTAGTTTCGCTCAAAAACTGTACGAACTTGGATGCTCAGACATTCTTTTAGGAGCATAATGTGAAGATTTTTTACGTTACGAAAAAGATATTTCCGAATCTACATAAATTACTAACGTAAGTTATTTTCTTTCCTTCCAGCTACAATGATTTTCTGTATCATAATCTCACAATTGACGAATTTCCTAAATAAAATAAGGCTTTAGATTTAAAAAATCCCAATGGCGATAAAAACGAATAGAGCGAACACGGCTCAAGTGCCAGACGGTGGCTGGGGATGGGCCGTCGTCGCAGGAGTGGCTCTCATGAATGTATTAAAAACACAAGTGTTCACATAGCTTAACCTACCTTaatcaatatatttttttcttcagtcaTTCAATCAATCCGTCTTATCCGTTTTCGGTCTTCTGTTTGGAGAGCATTTACAAAACATGGGAGAAGGAACTACAGGTGCTGCATTGGTATCAAATTTGAATAGTTTAGCATTAAATTTATCAGGTGAGTGGATATTAATAGGGAAATATTTACTAAGGAAATTAAGCAATGAGATAAATACTGTACATTATATCACCTTCCTGTTTTTAGGTTTATTTATTGGTCCTGCGATTAAAACTTTCGCTCCTAGACGTGTTGCTTTCGCTGGATGCTTCCTCACTTCATTTGGGCTATTGATGTGTTCAGTATCAACCCGTTTATGGCATGTTATCATCTGCTATAGTATAATTGTAAGTTTTTTGCAAATTGAAGGTGTAAATAATAACATACTgatcgctgaaagctttttgtgAACATTCTGAagttttctgcagcagaaatatTATTCTACatataaaatttaatgaaatttcttTGCTCCAAAAAATAAGACGttatgaaaatagccaaagaaTGGAATTGTCGCCACTTTTTTAAAGTCGATATCTGGTCTAGTGCCAACGTAGTCCTTCGCTCCAGATTCGTTTATACAGATGTCAGACAGGCTTAGAGTAGCTCTGTATAAGGTAtctgcatttccatattttagacaaaATAGCGCAGTTGGTCTATGTCTGAAGGTTAAAGTATTGTCTTGAAACACACGATTCTCTTTATATCGGGAAAGTAGTGACCCTAATCGGCAGCCAAGCATCTATTAAGGTACTTTAGGTCCTATCGGGAGAATTCCAAACTATTATAGTATGAGAATGCCTTAACAGACAACACGTTCGGTGCGCTCGATAAGGCCTGAATACTCTGGGTACTAGATTAGGTTAGAAGGAAATGGGGCAGCGGACGCCGTTGTAAGGGCCAAAGCTATTCTCTGGAATCGGAAATGAGTTCATTACTACTATGCAAAAACCaagaggaacggctgaaggAACTTTACTGAGCGAACTTACCatgaatggagcagtccaagatGCTCATGGCGGGATACGAACTCAGATGCACGAAAGATATTTTAACCTCGCCACGAAGATCCTCCGGATTATAGTAGGAATACTCATTGGTCACTGCAAACGAAAGTATCACTTGGGGTAACTAGCTTAttaccagatgccaagttgatATACtttgaagtagggaacataataaaattCCTGGCTATAATAGGCTTAAACGACATACTTTAAGGTTTCTTATCATTGGTGAAGGTGAGTTTGGGTGCCAAACcctaaacgagggatccgtggaccaaaaaaagagggagtaagttgctttccatttggtctggtctgatatcaagtagatgtggacctAGGAATCTTCAATCCTTATACAAAATAAATACATACTATGGCTTATAAATATAACTAGTAAAGGTGGAACGTCCCTTGGCAATATTGAGTTAATGAGGGACGGAGTGTTTATAGTTATGGTTAGGAGGTTGGTTGGTGTTCTATTAGAAAGAGTTTTCTATGAGGGGGTTTCTATGGGTGATTAATGAGAAGGTGGTTAAGGTAACATCAATGCATTTGACGTTATCTATAACATAGATGCCTTGATTTGTATAGAAATTGTAGGTGCCTACATCATTTATCAGACTGGTGCATAATCTCAACAGCTGTCTTTCGCGTCTGTGAATCAGAGAATGTACTATTGGGGGACACAAAGGCTTTTCTATTTTTTACGTAGCTCAGAGAAGATCTTACATATCTGCGTATGAAAGTGAAAGATGATAGACATTTTGTGCCGAACAATCGAATGCTTTTGGAATGTCTAATAGGCAGTGTCCGGATGACTTAATGATGAGAGCGTCAGGCTGTCGCAGTGGATTCTCGCGCCAATTAATACGCATGTGGATCCCCCTTCCATCTATTCATCTTCGATAGCAGATCACTTTTAACAATGAACAGAGCATTGGAGGTGGGATGTTTTTGTTTGTTAGCAAATTGGAAGTGTGGGATAGTATTGAGTCTAGTAAAAAGTCCAACAATAATTTCATAGAGAATTCTTCCTTTCGATGTCCAATTCAATTGTGATATAAGGCGGTAGATACTTGGCAGgaatgagatttttttttccaatcggAATGGTATGGAAGGACTTCCACGGTGTGGGAATGTGTGCTGTAAGGAGGAATTCATTGAATATATTTGCAAGAATTGGGCTGATTGTTTTAgtgaatttttaatataatattaggTATAGTACATATAAGGCCCATCCCACTCAACCAATTGGGGAATGCCGTCCCCATATACTCGATGAGGGCGATGAGATACGAGTCTGCAATGGAACTCATACAAAGTCTCCGTCGCAAGTAGTgattttattaagcaaatatcgatatttcgggaacaactgattcccttcttcagtgcacggGTGTATACACTcggtgttacgttttaatttccTTAAAACTGTTCGCTAAAAACACCACGCATTGCACATTGATCTAAAGTGGATGTTGCCGCAAAGCCTCCCTGAAGGTTATCGGATATCATGGGACCCGGGATGGATACGCTCCAAGAGTACTCCTGAAGGATGAGCTTTCCgcccagttatttgcggttgatatctttgtggaagtttcatggtgttTATGGTTACACTAAAATCGCGGGCAGACCTCCTTGTAAGCAAAAGCATGGGGTTGCGTTGGACAACTCAAGTGCCGTAGTTCTTAGTTACAATAGAGGTGCTAGATAGGCCCCGCATCCACTGCAAGATTCCTGAACCTGTACTCATGGCGGGGCTTgactgtggtctccaaatcaatccgtgtcccaaGAGCACCGTGTGATTATGCCTACAAGACAGGTACTCGCGTTAAACCCCAGAacctctccttcttcttctggCATTTTTTAGGCCCATAGGATATTGCAGTTGATGCATCGATACGGCATATTACAGTTTGATGCGACATGACCAAGCCTCTGGCAGTTTTTACACTGCATTATGTCTTTTGTTCAGACAGGAAACATGGAACCGAGCGTGAAGTTTAGAGAGTTTAGTAGATTGCCTTGTCCTTAAAGTAAGAATTATTTAATCCTCTTATAACCAGATTGGTCTGGCTACCTGTTAAAGGTGCGAATGAGAATAAAGGGATTTTTGTTCTACTGAGTCGTATTTGGCTTTTGTTGTCATCagaatttttgctctagtggGGTTGCTGCGTTTAAGCAGAGCTTTGTTGGACAAgggttttaaaatttttttggtgGTCTGGCAGTCCACCTTCAAAGTGATAGGAGGAAGTTTCTCACGACTTATCTTGGAGGCAGCTGCAACTTTTGGTGTTGCTGTAGCTGTTACTTTTGTGGTATCTTTTGATGCTGAACCAGTAGATTTCGCTGTAGCCAATAATATGCTGTTTCTATTGGTAGCTGGTGAACCCGGTGGTAGATTGTGCAAAAACCATACAGTATTATACATTCATTTTCTCATCCACTCAATGGTTTTTGTTTACTGATGCAATTGTTGATTTTCGAGAGTAAGGAATTTTCTACTATTTCGGGATTGTTTTAACCTTTTGCCGTTCTGGTGAATCAGCTCCACATCCTTTGATCAGTCCATTCATGTGAATGATGCGACTCACCGAAAAAGAGGCCAGTCGAATCAGAAGATTCAGCGAAATCGAACCGCTTCACTTGAAGGGACAAACATCACATAAAACAAACTCACTGGCACGATAAGCAAGCTACGCAGCCAAAACAGCGAGACTTTAATGTATTCTGTACACATGCAGAACTATTGCATGTACGGATGCTCACAGTATGATTTTGTGCCTTGCACATTTGTTTATCGAAACGATCGATACAATTAGCTACATGCAACTCTTCACCTGGGGCTAGGTGAACCTACGAGTCAAAGCTATTCGTAAGAGTTCATTGGAAATACATGAACCATACCTTTTTTCTAAGTTTCCGAAAtctatcgtcatcatcaacggcgcaacaaatagtatccggtctaggcctgccttagtaaggaactccagacatcccgattttgcgccgaggtccaccaattcgatatccctaaaagctacctggtgtcctgacttacgccatcgctccatctcaggcagggtctgtctcgccttctttttctaccatagatattgcctttatagacttttcgggatggatcatcttcatccatacgaattaagtgacccgtccactgcggtcatgatatcgctcatagatttcattgttatgtaggttacggaattgtacatcctcatgtagggggccaaaaaatcttcggacgattcttctctcgaacgcggccaagagttcgcaatttttcttcctaagaaccacAAGCCTCCTGCagtaggactggcaagatcagtcttgtacagtaagagcttttgctcctatgatgagacgtttcgagcgaaaaagtTTTCGGCAGCAGATgtaggctttgttggcagccaacaactgtgcgcgaatttcatcgtcatagctgttatcggagagataggagaaatttccaacggtctcaaagttgtagtctccttccTGTcctgtacttcgtcttgccttcattaatgtgcagcccgagatcttgcgccgcttgctcgatctggatgaaggtagactgtacatcttgttttgttcttcccatgatgtcaatatcatcagcgtaggccagtagttgggtggacttgaagaggatggtgccttttgcattgaaatctgcatcgcgaatcattttctctaggaccaggttaaataggacgcatgataaggcttccttttgtcttagaccgttgttgatgttcaatggtcttgagagtgattccgAAATCTATATAATGGGTTATTTCGGAAAAACTAGTTCCAATAATAAAATGTCATTAATAGCTGGCATTTTATTATTGGAACGGAAATCACGAAAACTATAGGTCACGTATTTGCTACGATCTGTTTCGGCTATCGTCGCCACATGGAGAGTCACACATTGCCACTAAAGTAAGAAGTAACAGTGGTTTGATGCTAGAAAAGCTCGTTCTCGAGCTCATCGCATTAAAATGATGCAGAGAAAAAGACACAAATGATTCAGCGCAAGATTTTTTGATACAACATCCTCACAATGTTCATAGTCAATaaggaaaacaaaacaaacatttCGAATACGGGAGCAGAAAGGAATAAGCGGTCTTAGAGTTGAATGATACCTTGGCTACGTGCATCAATTGATGGTGTTGCCGAAAACGTCGATGTTATCCtccaattattaaaataaaacgcCCCATCAAATGCTTCGAATTGTACATTCGACGCCAATAGTTAGTCCTTGCTCATACTCATACGCCTCTATTGCTTTAGGTGAGGTAAAAATAGTGGTGATTTTTAAGACACTCTTTTGTAACGACTCAATAAACTGAGGGAGTCAAAAAGAGTCATATTTCCTACCACTATTTCCGGACTCCTAAATTTTGGATTGATGTTTTAGGTTCTGTCAGCTTTCCAGGACTGACTGAAGTCGTAGCTAGTTTTGGGGGTGGGATGGAAGAATAAACCTCTTTGGACCACAAAATCGTTCTATGTGGCCGAACGCTTAATACTAGCTTTTCAAATTTAGGTTTAACTCGATTTttctaaaaatcaattttcatttcTGATGTACAAATAACTTCTTTTGTGTATGTAATGAATTTTCATAATTAACGTATTTTATCTAAAAACAGGTTGGATTAGGACTAGGCTTAATATCACCATCTGGATTTATGGCAATAAATACctatttcaaagaaaaacgaGGGGTAGCTGTTGGAGCAGCAATGGCAGGAACGGGCGTAGGGCAGATGATATTACCTCATATCGTACGATACTTACTAGATTACTACGGATTCAGGATGACTACAGTCGTGCTAGGGTCACTAGCTTTACATGGAGTAAACCGAGTATGAGAATTTGTTAAGCATAATATTGATAAAATTTTCCTTACAGTTAGTAGGCGCATCATTGTTTCGACCACTCAACCCTCCAAACAAACGAAAGAAACGGAATGTTAAGGAGGTTAAGTTATTGCTTCAAGACGATAAGGTTAAAAATGAAGAACAAAATGATCATGAAATATCCTACAGTGCCAAACTTGCTGAGCAAAAGCGAGACATTACTGATAAAAGGAAATCTCTTGACGATCATGAGATAACATTTATGAACGATCCCAGCGAAAAGCACCGTCGACACAAGTCGCAAGGAATATTTCACAGAATCGCTTGTAACTTGGCTAATGCCATGGACTTAGAATTATTGAAGGATCCAATTTTCATTAGCATATGTGCAGGGATAGGATTAGTTTACACTTCAACGATAAATTTTTCGATGTTGTTCCCATATTTCTTGCAGGTAGGACATTCGACTTTCTTTTCGGTTCGATTAAGAAATTTTACGCTAATCATTGCATTTGTAGTTTTCAGCAAACTTGTCACGAGGAAACACCGCAGTTTGCATGTCAGTGCTAGCAGGCGCGGACATTGTATGTCGAATAGGTTTCCCAATGATAACAGACCGACTGAAGATGTCTTATCGATTGGTTTTCCTTATGGGAGCGATAGGCATGTTCTTCGGCCGAGCAAgtaatttacacaaaatttaatTGCAACAACAAAG is a window encoding:
- the LOC119659066 gene encoding monocarboxylate transporter 12, whose protein sequence is MAIKTNRANTAQVPDGGWGWAVVAGVALMNSFNQSVLSVFGLLFGEHLQNMGEGTTGAALVSNLNSLALNLSGLFIGPAIKTFAPRRVAFAGCFLTSFGLLMCSVSTRLWHVIICYSIIVGLGLGLISPSGFMAINTYFKEKRGVAVGAAMAGTGVGQMILPHIVRYLLDYYGFRMTTVVLGSLALHGLVGASLFRPLNPPNKRKKRNVKEVKLLLQDDKVKNEEQNDHEISYSAKLAEQKRDITDKRKSLDDHEITFMNDPSEKHRRHKSQGIFHRIACNLANAMDLELLKDPIFISICAGIGLVYTSTINFSMLFPYFLQFSANLSRGNTAVCMSVLAGADIVCRIGFPMITDRLKMSYRLVFLMGAIGMFFGRAILAESSNYYVLIVLSAICGGFKSATVVNNNLTISEYCTPETLPGGLGLNMIAKGIFAISIGQLLGWIRDYTGSYSLSLHAQDALIIIVTVMWAPELVYKYFKNRKGNRDKSNSIPSA